Proteins from a single region of Ziziphus jujuba cultivar Dongzao chromosome 1, ASM3175591v1:
- the LOC107424225 gene encoding uncharacterized protein LOC107424225, translating to MKQLPLDEPVLSPLDDLVDLLLESPTDELVDDETRSEVEDQEDKDKEDDDNAWLYEKVEVEGIVNVGNATGSSVRNAKSTDVWQNVDNARQNAGNGFGSFVGSAEGNASRKNVGNGDGSFARSTEGNDTRKNVGNGVGGSFGNAKNGHAVGNCNEGSVGRDEIVNNQAPAFVSKNGNSMGEVN from the exons ATGAAGCAGTTACCATTGGATGAACCAGTTCTTTCACCATTAGATGATTTAGTTGATTTATTACTGGAATCTCCAACCGATGAACTAGTGGATGATGAAACTAGAAGTGA GGTTGAAGACCAAGAAGATAAGGACAAAGAAGATGATGACAATGCTTGGTTATATGAGAAAGTTGAGGTCGAAGGCATTGTTAATGTTGGAAATGCTACTGGGAGTTCTGTTAGGAATGCAAAATCAACTGATGTTTGGCAGAATGTTGATAATGCTAGGCAGAATGCTGGTAATGGTTTTGGTAGTTTTGTTGGGAGTGCAGAAGGTAATGCTAGTAGGAAAAATGTTGGGAATGGTGATGGTAGTTTTGCTAGAAGTACAGAAGGTAATGATACTAGAAAAAATGTTGGGAATGGTGTTGGTGGTTCTTTTGGGAATGCCAAAAATGGTCATGCAGTTGGGAATTGTAATGAAGGAAGTGTTGGTAGAGATGAAATTGTAAACAATCAAGCCC